The Burkholderia ambifaria AMMD genome contains the following window.
ACGAACACCGGCGTGAGCAGCAGCGGTTCGAGCCAGCGGCGGCCGGGCAGGTCGGTGCGGACCATCAGGAACGCGAGGATGCCGCCGAGCGGGATCGAGATGAACAGCATGCCGCCGGCGATGATGAACGAGTTCTTCACGGCCAACCAGAAGTCCGGGTCGGTGAAGATGAAGCGGAAGCCTTCGACGCCGAGCGTCTTGTTCGCGTCGAAGAACGGCGCGGACAGCAGGCTCTGGAACAGGATGAAGCCGAGCGGCAGCGCGACCGCGACGGTCAGCACCGCGACGACGATCCAGCGCAGCATGCCGGCGAGCGGCTGCAGGCCGCTGGCCCGCAGCGCGGGAATCGCATCGTCCTGGCCGGTGGAGGGCGGAACGGCCGGCGCCGGTCCGCGTGTGCTGGTTGAAAGCATGAGTTCACCCCTGCGGCCATCCGGATGGCCGCCTCTAGGAAGTCGGTAAGGGGAAGGGGCCGCCCGCGCGCGGTGCGGCGGGTGGCCCGAGGTCAGCGGATCAGCGGATCAGCGCTTGATCGCCTGCTGCCATTGCTTCAGGAACGCGAGCCGCTTCGACTGGTCGAGGTAGACGAGCAGGCCGGTGCCGATCTGGATCGGCTTCAGCGAATCGCCGAGTTCCTTCGTGAGGCTCGCGGCCGACGTTTCGCCGCTCACGTCGGTGCGGATCGCGTACAGGTCCACCTGGTTCGCGATCACCGTCTGCCCGCGCTTGGACAGCAGGTAGTCGACCCACAGCTTCGCGGCGTTCGGGTTCTTCGCCTTCTTCGAGATCGTCGCGAGGCGGCTCACGACCTGTGTGTAGTCCTTCGGAAACACGTAGCCGATCGACTTGTCCTTCTTCGCCTTCGAGTACGCATACGAGCCGATGATGTTGTAGCCGATCAGGTTCTCGCCCGACGAAATCCGCTCCATCATCGCGCCGGTGCTCGACTGCAGTTTCGGGCCGGTGGCGCCGATCGCCTTCACGAGTTCCCACGTGACCTTCTCGTTCACGTGCGCGTCCTGCGTCAGGTAGTTGAAGCCGACCCCCGACTTCTCGATGTCGTAGGTCGTGACCTTGCCCTTGAACTTGTCGGCTTGCGTGGTGAGCAGCTTGATCAGGTCGGCGCGCGTCTTCGGCACCTCGTTCTCGGGGATCAGGCGCTTGTTGTAGACGATCGCGAGCGGCTCGAACGTCGTGCCGTACGCCTGCTTCTGGTATTGCGCCCATTGCGGCACGTTCGGGCTTTCGGGCGAATCGTACGACGCCATCAGGCCGTCGTTGACGAGCTTGACCTGCAGGTCCATCGCGGAGCTCCACAGCACGTCGGCGCTGGTGCTGCTGGCCGCGTTCTCGCTGATGTAGCGGTTGTACAGCTCCGTGCTGTTCATGTCGTTGTACTCGACCTTCACGCCGTACAGGCTTTCGAAGTCCTTGATCAGCGGGCGCACGAGGCCCGTGTCGGTCGTCGAGTAGACGATCAGTTTTCCTTCCTTCTTCGCGGCGTCGATGACACCCTGGTAGTTACCCGGATATCCGGCCGGAACCTGTGCGACGGCAGCGCCGGCGGCGGTGCCCAGGACGATCGCCAGCGCGGCGGCGAGCTGTTTCGGTGCAAACGGCATGTCTTCCTCCAGTTGTGCGTGTGTATTGTTCGAGTGACGCGGATGTTAAGTGCGACGCACTTTCAGCCCGCTTTCATTTCGGTTCACAATAGCGTCCTTTGTGTTATGGATTTCCCGAGGTCGATGCGACGCCGCCGCGGCCTTCGTGGCTCGCGGCGCGGTTTGACGACGGAAGGAAGACGACCGCCGGCCCATTCGGCGACGGCGGCTAGGCCGATTGTGCCAGCAGTTTTCCGAGGATTCGGCCGCCGTGCCGGGCGTGCGCTGCCGTCAGCGCCGAATAGCCGACGACGACACCCGGTTCGCAGCGGGTGCTGCGGCAAAAGCCGCTGAGCGCCTGCAACGCGATGCCGGCCGTGCGGGCTCGCGCGACGTAGGATGCCTCGTCCATCGCGGGCGGCAGCCCGAGAACGAAATGAAAACCTGCGTGCTCGCCCGACACCGTGAACTGTCCGCTGGCGTGCGTGGCCAGTTGGTCGAGCACGATATCGCGGCGTTGGCGGTACGCGTGGCGGCACGCGCGCAGGTGCTTCGCAAAATCGCCGTGGCCGATGAAGCGGGCCAGCGCGAGCTGCGGTGCCACGCTGACGGAGCGCGCGGTTGCATGCCACACGACCGACAGTGCCGGTCGCAGTTCCGCCGGCACGACCATGAAGCCGATGCGCAGCCCTGAAAAGAGCGTCTTGTTGAACGAGCCGCAATAGATCACGCGCTCGCAGGCGTCGAGCGATTTCAGCGCGGGCAGCGGGGCGGCCTGGTAACTGAATTCGCCGTCGTAGTCGTCTTCGATGATCCACGCCCGGTTGCGCTGCGCCCAGTCGAGCAGTTCGAGCCGGCGCGACACCGACATCGTGACGCCGAGCGGCGCCTGGTGCGCGGGCGTTACGTAGGCCGCGCACGCATCGTCATGCAGGTCCAGCGTGGCCGTCTGGATTCCTTCTCGATCGACCGGCACGTCGATCACGGTTGCCGCGGCCATCGTGAAAATGTGCCATGCGGACGCATAGCCGGGATCTTCCATCAGCACGGTCGAGCCGGGGGTGAGCACGGTTCTCGCGACGAGGTCGATCGAATGCCGGATGCCGGTAGTGATGAAGATGTCGTCCGCCTCGCATGGAATGCCGCGGTATTCCCGCAGGTACGCGGCGATTTCGTCGCGCAGACCCTCGACGCCCTGCGACGGCGTCGAGCCGAGATCGTTGGGCGTCGCGGCGAGCAGGCTCGCGCCGAGTGCCTTCTTCCATTGCTGCATCGGCAGCAGGCCAGGGTCGGCCAGTCGCGCGACAAACGGAACGCCCGGGCGTACCGCGTGTTCCGGCGCCGCCGCACCCGTCGGTTCGGGCTCCGGCGCGGTGCCGGGACGGCGGGGCGCGCCGTCCCGGGGCTGCGCGCTCGCACGCAGATAGCTGTCGGGCACGATCGCGCAGACCCGGGATCCCGAGCCGCGCGTTCGTGCGATGTAGCCCTCGGAGGACAACCGGTCGTAGGCCGCTTCGACGGTTCCCCTCGCGACGCTCCAGCGTGCGGCAAGGGTCCGGCTGGACGGCAGCGGACTGTCGCCGGGAAGCAGGCGTTTCAGGATCGCGTCGCGAATCGCATCGGCAATGCACTCCTGTTTTGATTGCGGGGTGCCCGTCGACAGCCCGGCAGGGCACGGCAGATCGAGTGGAATCGCGGCTTTGCCTCGCGACATAGTGGTCCAGTGAATATTCGATTTAATGGTCCTTCAGCTTATATCACTTTCCCCTTAGATTTCTGTGGACCACACTCTTCGAATCCGAGGGAACGTTGTACATAACAAAGAACACTGAGAGATTGACCCTTGCCGTCATCGGCGGGGGTGTCGATTCCGTGCTGCTCAATCGTGCGGTCGAGACGCAGCCGTTCGAACCGATCGGCGACGGAGTCGCCGCATGAAGACGCGCTCACTGCCCCCGTGGGGCTGGCTGTTCCTGCTGATGCTCGTCGTATGCCTGCCGCGGGTCACGATCGATGCCTATCTGCCGTCGCTGCCCGCGATGGCGGACGCGCTGCACGGCACCGACGCCCAGTTGCAGCTCACCCTGACGCTGTACATGGTCGGTTACGCGCTTTCGATGCTGGTGTCGGGGCCATTGTCGGACCGGTACGGACGTCGTGCCGTCCTCGTCGGCGGCTTGTGTCTTTATCTGGTCGCAAGCGTGGCCTGTGCGCTGTCGACCAGTATCCCGGCGATCATCGCCGCACGAATTTTCCAGGCGCTGGGCGGCTGCAGCGGC
Protein-coding sequences here:
- a CDS encoding ABC transporter substrate-binding protein produces the protein MPFAPKQLAAALAIVLGTAAGAAVAQVPAGYPGNYQGVIDAAKKEGKLIVYSTTDTGLVRPLIKDFESLYGVKVEYNDMNSTELYNRYISENAASSTSADVLWSSAMDLQVKLVNDGLMASYDSPESPNVPQWAQYQKQAYGTTFEPLAIVYNKRLIPENEVPKTRADLIKLLTTQADKFKGKVTTYDIEKSGVGFNYLTQDAHVNEKVTWELVKAIGATGPKLQSSTGAMMERISSGENLIGYNIIGSYAYSKAKKDKSIGYVFPKDYTQVVSRLATISKKAKNPNAAKLWVDYLLSKRGQTVIANQVDLYAIRTDVSGETSAASLTKELGDSLKPIQIGTGLLVYLDQSKRLAFLKQWQQAIKR
- a CDS encoding PLP-dependent aminotransferase family protein is translated as MSRGKAAIPLDLPCPAGLSTGTPQSKQECIADAIRDAILKRLLPGDSPLPSSRTLAARWSVARGTVEAAYDRLSSEGYIARTRGSGSRVCAIVPDSYLRASAQPRDGAPRRPGTAPEPEPTGAAAPEHAVRPGVPFVARLADPGLLPMQQWKKALGASLLAATPNDLGSTPSQGVEGLRDEIAAYLREYRGIPCEADDIFITTGIRHSIDLVARTVLTPGSTVLMEDPGYASAWHIFTMAAATVIDVPVDREGIQTATLDLHDDACAAYVTPAHQAPLGVTMSVSRRLELLDWAQRNRAWIIEDDYDGEFSYQAAPLPALKSLDACERVIYCGSFNKTLFSGLRIGFMVVPAELRPALSVVWHATARSVSVAPQLALARFIGHGDFAKHLRACRHAYRQRRDIVLDQLATHASGQFTVSGEHAGFHFVLGLPPAMDEASYVARARTAGIALQALSGFCRSTRCEPGVVVGYSALTAAHARHGGRILGKLLAQSA